Proteins from one Oscillatoria nigro-viridis PCC 7112 genomic window:
- a CDS encoding SpoIIE family protein phosphatase — protein MKRLFFNSIRTKLIVSFLVVALIPLLLLAFINKQTTEKALTDNARQALSAAANETAYRIDGFIDGNLNAVRVEAILPGLAAYLGIPPERRNGSPQEMLATETLTRLSRKDTLNIISYALLNLKGRNVLDTNTLDVGRDESGQDYFQEPLKTQLSFVSSIRQSPTIPNLVTLFFSSPVRDAKGNILGILRVTYNATSVQQLVSRKTERAGAKSLAVLLDENYIHLAHSTTPELLFKSIVPLSPNVVAQLQREGRLPKNITEELAINLPDLKQALDTKQPYLITRLTATGNNELSLLAIARLQYQPWSVLFAQPIAVALAPVEKQIQDALLLLAIIATIVTIIALAIAQLLTKPVIYLTQAVAEFTAGHLDMRVKMRSRDEIGLLARSFNSMARQIQESFETLEDKVKERTSELANANQEIITLNEKLKVDNLRLGAELNVARQIQQMILPNPHELEIDGLDIAGYMEPADEVGGDYYDVLQIDGVVTLAIGDVTGHGLESGILMLMAQTSVRTLQEIRGLDPVRFLDVLNRTLYKNVQRMNSEKSLTLAILNYSEGRISISGQHEETLVVRKNGDVERIDTMELGFPIALDDDIADFISHVLIELEPGDGVVLYTDGIPEAYNIRKKQYGLKQLCQVISQNWHKSAAGVKDAVIVDVRQHIGKQKVFDDITLLVFKRQADVTENGNLVNNIISSK, from the coding sequence ATGAAGCGATTGTTTTTCAACAGCATTCGTACAAAGTTAATCGTGTCGTTTCTCGTCGTTGCTCTGATTCCGTTGCTGTTGCTAGCATTTATCAACAAGCAGACAACTGAAAAGGCATTGACCGACAACGCACGACAAGCCCTATCTGCGGCGGCTAACGAAACCGCTTACAGAATAGATGGGTTTATCGATGGGAATCTCAATGCCGTGCGCGTAGAAGCGATTTTACCAGGTTTGGCTGCCTATCTGGGCATACCTCCAGAACGGCGAAATGGTAGTCCCCAAGAGATGTTAGCGACTGAAACCTTAACCAGGCTCAGTCGCAAAGATACGCTTAATATTATCTCCTATGCCTTGCTCAACTTAAAGGGACGGAATGTACTCGATACGAATACACTGGATGTGGGACGAGATGAATCCGGTCAAGATTACTTCCAAGAACCGCTCAAAACTCAACTATCTTTTGTTTCTAGCATTAGGCAATCGCCGACAATTCCCAACCTCGTTACGCTCTTCTTTAGCAGTCCTGTTCGCGATGCGAAGGGAAATATATTGGGTATATTGCGGGTGACATACAATGCCACATCTGTCCAGCAGTTGGTGAGTCGGAAAACTGAACGTGCAGGTGCGAAATCGTTAGCCGTTCTTTTAGATGAGAACTATATCCATCTGGCACATAGCACTACACCTGAACTTCTTTTCAAATCAATTGTGCCTTTGTCACCCAATGTTGTAGCACAACTGCAACGCGAAGGACGTTTGCCTAAAAATATAACGGAAGAACTTGCAATCAATTTGCCCGACCTCAAGCAGGCTTTAGACACTAAACAGCCTTATCTAATCACACGATTGACAGCTACGGGTAATAATGAGTTAAGCCTCTTAGCGATCGCCCGCCTGCAATATCAACCTTGGTCAGTCCTTTTCGCACAACCCATTGCCGTTGCCCTAGCACCTGTAGAAAAACAAATACAGGATGCACTTCTTTTATTAGCAATCATCGCCACAATTGTAACTATCATCGCTTTGGCGATCGCGCAACTATTAACAAAGCCTGTGATTTACCTCACCCAAGCAGTTGCCGAGTTTACGGCGGGTCACTTAGATATGCGTGTGAAGATGCGATCGCGAGACGAAATCGGTCTGCTAGCACGATCATTCAACAGCATGGCGAGGCAAATCCAAGAATCCTTTGAAACCCTCGAAGACAAAGTTAAAGAACGAACATCAGAACTCGCTAATGCTAATCAGGAAATCATTACCCTCAACGAAAAACTCAAAGTAGACAACCTCCGTTTAGGTGCAGAATTGAATGTGGCGCGTCAGATCCAGCAAATGATTTTGCCCAACCCTCATGAACTGGAAATTGACGGACTAGATATCGCCGGATACATGGAACCCGCCGATGAAGTAGGAGGGGACTACTACGACGTGCTACAGATCGATGGTGTTGTCACACTGGCGATCGGTGATGTCACCGGACATGGGCTGGAAAGCGGCATTCTGATGCTGATGGCGCAAACCTCAGTTCGCACCCTGCAAGAGATTCGTGGACTAGATCCAGTTCGATTCCTGGATGTACTCAACCGTACCCTCTACAAAAACGTGCAGCGCATGAATTCTGAGAAAAGTCTGACGCTGGCGATTTTGAACTACTCCGAAGGACGGATCAGCATCAGCGGTCAACATGAAGAAACGCTAGTGGTGCGAAAAAATGGAGATGTTGAGCGCATCGACACGATGGAGTTAGGCTTCCCGATCGCTTTAGATGATGATATCGCAGACTTCATCAGTCACGTCCTGATTGAGCTAGAACCTGGAGATGGCGTGGTGCTTTATACTGATGGGATTCCAGAAGCCTATAACATCCGCAAAAAGCAGTATGGACTAAAGCAATTGTGTCAAGTAATTAGTCAAAATTGGCACAAGTCG
- a CDS encoding ABC transporter substrate-binding protein, producing MSKLLNYICIFIITCWLLFACQSSQPLKVKRPSLKVSCVPFVGYTPLIVAQEKGFFKAQGVDVELSYIKHSQLLFADFSAGKYDAIALTLGDFVILSATYPDIQAVMVVDESTGADVVVAQSDIKTIPNLKGKNLGATLGDFSEVFVTEMLKTSKLTSDDVRLVKVETFEVPNRLQNNTIQAGHTWEPYLSEALKLGAHILFTSKQTPGLILDLIAFRGEVIRDRPEDIRAFVRGGLQGLSYWEANIPEGKEIVSKALNIPINTISFEGIDLTDFADNQFFFQSNSPNYIYKTAKKYADFFIRAGNVTRLPNLETLFNSSFLTPPPSLKP from the coding sequence ATGTCTAAACTACTCAATTACATCTGTATATTTATTATTACCTGCTGGCTGCTGTTTGCCTGTCAGTCTTCGCAACCTTTAAAAGTAAAACGTCCTTCCCTCAAAGTATCTTGTGTTCCTTTTGTTGGCTATACACCTCTGATCGTTGCTCAAGAGAAAGGATTCTTCAAAGCGCAAGGGGTAGACGTGGAACTCAGCTATATAAAGCACTCACAATTGCTTTTCGCGGATTTCAGTGCAGGGAAGTATGATGCGATCGCATTGACCTTGGGCGATTTTGTGATTTTGAGTGCCACATATCCTGATATACAAGCTGTGATGGTTGTGGATGAATCGACAGGGGCAGATGTGGTAGTCGCGCAATCGGATATTAAAACAATCCCTAACTTGAAAGGAAAAAATCTTGGTGCAACTCTAGGCGACTTTAGCGAGGTTTTCGTTACTGAGATGTTGAAAACCTCTAAGCTGACAAGCGATGATGTTAGACTGGTTAAAGTCGAGACTTTTGAAGTTCCCAATCGCTTACAAAACAATACTATCCAAGCAGGACACACTTGGGAACCCTATCTTTCTGAAGCATTAAAATTAGGGGCGCATATCCTGTTTACCAGCAAACAAACCCCAGGCTTAATTTTGGATTTAATCGCGTTTCGGGGTGAGGTGATACGCGATCGCCCCGAAGATATTCGCGCCTTTGTGCGAGGCGGGCTTCAAGGCTTGTCCTATTGGGAAGCAAATATTCCCGAAGGAAAGGAGATCGTGAGCAAAGCGTTGAATATTCCCATCAATACCATTTCTTTCGAGGGAATAGACCTCACTGACTTTGCAGACAATCAATTTTTTTTTCAATCAAACAGTCCTAATTATATCTACAAAACCGCCAAGAAATATGCGGACTTTTTTATTCGCGCTGGCAATGTGACGCGCCTTCCCAATCTAGAAACCTTGTTCAATTCTTCTTTCTTAACCCCCCCTCCTAGTCTTAAACCATGA
- a CDS encoding NAD(P)H-quinone oxidoreductase subunit N: protein MDFATLAAQLNAGTILPEGIVIITLLVVLVGDLIVGRSSSGWTPYAAVAGLLAAVAALCLQWDNTDTISFLGGFNSDALSLVFRGIIALTAAVTILISVRYVLQTGTALAEFIGILLTATLGGMFLSGADELVMIFISLETLSISSYLLTGYTKRDPRSNEAALKYLLIGASSSAVFLYGISLLYGLSGGETKLSAIAANLSSVNEGQSLGLVIALVFAIAGIAFKISAVPFHQWTPDVYEGSPTPVVAFLSVGSKAAGFALAIRLLTTAFPALTEQWHFVFTALAILSMVLGNVVALAQTSMKRLLAYSSIAQAGFVMLGLIAGTEAGYSSMIFYLLVYLFMNLGAFACIILFSLRTGTDQISEYSGLYQKDPLLTLALSICLLSLGGIPPLAGFFGKIYLFWAGWQAGLYGLVILGLVTSVVSIYYYIRVVKMMVVKEPQEMSDAVKNYPEVRWNLQGMRPLQVSVVLTLVATTLAGILSNPLFNLANDAITKTPMLQSALSQVQPVVAAKIESNLVSRGD from the coding sequence ATGGATTTTGCTACTCTTGCCGCCCAGCTAAATGCTGGAACTATCTTGCCAGAGGGAATTGTCATCATCACCCTCTTGGTGGTTCTCGTCGGCGATTTAATCGTAGGCCGCAGTTCCTCGGGTTGGACTCCCTACGCTGCCGTTGCGGGTTTGCTGGCCGCCGTCGCTGCCTTGTGTTTGCAGTGGGATAACACGGATACCATCTCGTTTCTAGGCGGTTTTAACAGCGATGCCTTGAGTTTAGTGTTTCGCGGCATTATCGCTTTGACTGCGGCTGTCACTATTTTGATATCCGTCCGCTATGTACTGCAAACTGGTACTGCTTTAGCGGAATTCATCGGCATTTTACTAACCGCTACTTTGGGGGGAATGTTCCTCAGCGGCGCTGATGAATTGGTGATGATTTTTATTTCGTTGGAAACTCTGAGTATCTCGTCTTATTTGCTGACAGGTTACACAAAACGCGACCCGCGTTCCAATGAAGCTGCTTTGAAATATTTGTTAATTGGGGCTTCTTCTTCGGCGGTGTTTCTCTACGGAATTTCGCTGCTGTACGGGTTGTCGGGCGGCGAAACTAAGTTAAGTGCGATCGCGGCTAACCTTTCTAGTGTGAATGAAGGTCAATCTCTCGGTTTGGTGATTGCTTTGGTTTTTGCGATCGCCGGCATCGCCTTCAAAATCTCTGCAGTTCCCTTCCACCAGTGGACTCCTGACGTTTACGAAGGTTCTCCTACACCCGTTGTTGCCTTTCTTTCTGTCGGTTCCAAAGCAGCAGGTTTTGCCCTAGCAATCCGCTTGTTAACAACTGCTTTCCCCGCACTTACCGAACAGTGGCACTTCGTGTTCACGGCCTTAGCCATTCTCAGCATGGTGTTGGGAAATGTGGTTGCCCTCGCCCAGACTAGCATGAAGCGGCTTTTGGCTTATTCGTCGATCGCCCAAGCCGGTTTTGTAATGCTGGGTTTGATTGCAGGAACAGAAGCCGGTTACTCCAGCATGATATTTTATCTGTTGGTTTACCTGTTTATGAACTTGGGTGCTTTCGCCTGCATCATCCTGTTCTCGCTGCGGACTGGAACCGACCAAATTAGCGAATACTCGGGTTTGTACCAAAAAGACCCGCTGTTAACTTTAGCCTTAAGTATTTGCCTGCTTTCTCTCGGTGGAATTCCGCCCCTGGCTGGATTTTTCGGCAAAATCTATCTGTTCTGGGCCGGCTGGCAAGCAGGACTTTACGGCTTAGTTATTCTGGGATTAGTTACCAGCGTAGTTTCGATTTACTACTACATCCGCGTTGTCAAGATGATGGTAGTAAAAGAACCTCAAGAAATGTCAGACGCGGTAAAAAATTATCCCGAAGTTCGCTGGAACCTTCAGGGAATGCGGCCTTTGCAAGTCAGCGTTGTACTCACCTTGGTTGCGACAACATTGGCGGGAATTTTGTCTAACCCTTTGTTTAATTTGGCTAATGATGCTATTACCAAAACTCCCATGTTGCAGTCGGCATTGAGTCAGGTGCAACCTGTGGTGGCTGCCAAAATTGAATCGAATTTGGTGTCTCGCGGAGATTAA
- a CDS encoding Uma2 family endonuclease has product MLVQSKEKFYTPDEYRELEETAEFRNEYRDGQIVQMTGGSINHSQIIGNIYAFLKSALREKNARPFMSDLRLWIPRYRRGTYPDVMVVEGELVCTEGRKDEILNPVLIVEVLSKSTKDFDREDKFRFYRSIPEFREYVLVNQSEFLVAQYIKTESNEWLFREYEGESAIVSFASVEVQMSMLDIYELVVFETQETEVQE; this is encoded by the coding sequence ATGTTAGTACAAAGTAAGGAAAAGTTTTATACTCCAGATGAGTACCGGGAGTTAGAGGAAACTGCTGAGTTTAGAAATGAATACCGCGATGGACAAATTGTACAAATGACGGGTGGTAGTATTAATCACAGCCAGATAATCGGTAATATTTATGCGTTCTTAAAATCTGCTTTGCGGGAAAAGAATGCCAGACCATTTATGAGCGATTTGCGGTTGTGGATTCCTCGGTATCGACGCGGGACTTATCCAGATGTGATGGTAGTTGAAGGAGAATTAGTTTGCACAGAGGGACGGAAAGATGAAATACTCAATCCTGTGCTGATTGTGGAAGTGCTTTCTAAGTCTACCAAGGATTTCGATCGGGAGGATAAGTTTCGGTTTTATCGCTCGATCCCTGAATTCCGTGAATATGTGTTAGTCAATCAATCTGAGTTTTTAGTCGCACAATATATTAAAACAGAATCAAATGAATGGTTGTTTCGGGAATATGAGGGAGAATCAGCAATAGTTTCCTTCGCTTCCGTGGAAGTGCAAATGTCGATGCTCGATATTTATGAGCTGGTTGTATTTGAAACCCAGGAAACGGAAGTGCAAGAATAA
- a CDS encoding cyclic peptide export ABC transporter, giving the protein MNVIWLLLKASWLNVSIAILTGLISGGCSAMLISLINRAISDNSNGNLVWYFAGLAILALLSGFVSQFLLIYLSQEAVYNLRLSLSRGILSTPLRNLEELGANRLLATLTDDVGTLSNTIFLIPFLCVDIAVVVGCLTYLSTISGTVFVVVFCFLVLMIGTVQLLLSKMRKFFDLAREEQDILFKHFRSITDGIKELKLHSLRRQEFFTEQLQVSADASRDYNVTALNTGAVAIGVGQLLFFMLMGLLLFALPQFVPVSTPVLSAYILTSTYLMSPFQNILQRLPAIFRANTSVEKIERMGLALASQSEINSTVKPIQTAEWDRLELNRVIHSYPGEKEDSNFILGELNLKFHPGQLVFIIGGNGSGKSTLAKLITGLYIPESGEILLDGQPITDGNREWYRQHFSVIFSDFYLFERLLGMTDRDLDKQAAEYLREFHLEDKVQVKEGVLSTTALSQGQRKRLALLTAYLEDRPIYLFDEWASDQDPFFRDIFYKQLLPELKRRGKTVFVISHDDRYFDLADRAIKLDYGKVEYDR; this is encoded by the coding sequence ATGAATGTAATTTGGTTACTATTAAAAGCTTCTTGGTTAAATGTTTCCATCGCCATACTCACAGGCTTAATCAGCGGCGGTTGCAGCGCTATGTTAATTTCCCTAATCAACCGCGCCATCAGCGACAATTCCAATGGTAATTTAGTCTGGTATTTTGCGGGATTGGCAATCTTGGCTCTTTTGAGTGGCTTTGTATCCCAATTTTTGTTAATTTATCTCTCTCAAGAAGCTGTTTACAATCTGCGGCTGAGTTTGAGCCGTGGCATTTTGTCTACTCCTTTGCGGAATTTGGAAGAGTTGGGCGCTAACCGCTTGCTGGCAACTCTGACTGATGATGTGGGAACGCTTTCTAATACTATATTTTTGATTCCTTTTCTTTGTGTTGATATCGCCGTTGTCGTGGGCTGCTTAACTTATTTAAGCACCATTTCTGGTACGGTTTTTGTGGTTGTATTTTGTTTTCTGGTGCTGATGATTGGCACGGTGCAGTTGTTGCTCAGCAAAATGCGGAAATTCTTCGATTTAGCCAGAGAAGAACAAGATATATTGTTTAAGCATTTTCGCAGTATTACTGATGGAATTAAGGAACTTAAACTGCATTCCTTGCGCCGCCAAGAGTTTTTTACGGAACAATTGCAGGTGAGTGCTGATGCTTCCCGCGATTATAACGTGACTGCTTTGAATACTGGTGCAGTTGCGATTGGAGTCGGGCAGTTGCTATTTTTTATGCTGATGGGTTTGCTGTTATTTGCTTTACCCCAGTTTGTGCCAGTTTCTACTCCGGTTTTGTCCGCTTACATTCTGACAAGTACCTATTTAATGTCTCCGTTTCAGAATATTTTGCAAAGGTTGCCGGCGATTTTTCGTGCTAATACTTCTGTGGAAAAGATAGAGAGAATGGGATTGGCTTTGGCGAGTCAATCTGAGATAAATTCAACGGTTAAACCGATTCAAACTGCTGAGTGGGATAGGCTGGAGTTAAATCGAGTAATTCACAGCTATCCGGGAGAAAAAGAAGACAGCAATTTTATTTTGGGCGAGCTTAATTTGAAGTTTCATCCGGGTCAATTGGTGTTTATAATTGGCGGTAACGGCAGCGGTAAGTCTACTTTAGCTAAGCTAATCACTGGTTTGTACATTCCTGAATCGGGAGAAATTCTCTTAGATGGCCAGCCAATTACTGATGGAAATCGAGAGTGGTACAGGCAGCATTTTTCTGTGATTTTTTCGGATTTCTATCTGTTTGAAAGGCTTTTGGGGATGACTGATCGCGATTTGGACAAGCAGGCGGCTGAATATTTGCGAGAGTTTCATTTGGAGGATAAAGTTCAGGTGAAAGAGGGAGTTTTGTCCACTACGGCTTTGTCTCAGGGACAGCGAAAGCGGCTGGCTTTGCTGACGGCTTATTTGGAAGATAGACCGATTTATTTGTTTGATGAATGGGCTTCGGATCAAGATCCGTTTTTCCGGGATATTTTTTACAAGCAGTTGCTACCGGAGTTGAAGCGGCGGGGGAAAACGGTGTTTGTGATTAGTCACGACGATCGCTATTTTGATTTAGCCGATCGCGCAATTAAACTAGATTACGGTAAAGTAGAGTATGACAGATAA
- a CDS encoding GNAT family N-acetyltransferase, which produces MTDKMDNYRIVETLTENQVSDLMDLYKNEFWSDKRTREDVVKMLAATDVIIGFVDETDRLIGITRVITDFVYRAMIFDVIIKPTHRKMGLGAKLMDAVLTHPELQAVEHFYLNCLPNMMPFYERWGFSDDMGELKFLRRTTG; this is translated from the coding sequence ATGACAGATAAAATGGATAACTACCGAATTGTCGAAACTTTGACCGAAAACCAGGTTTCTGACTTGATGGATTTGTACAAAAACGAGTTTTGGAGCGACAAGCGGACGCGGGAAGATGTTGTGAAAATGCTGGCGGCGACTGATGTTATCATTGGTTTTGTCGATGAGACCGATCGGCTAATTGGCATTACCCGCGTCATTACCGATTTCGTATATAGAGCCATGATTTTTGATGTGATTATCAAGCCGACACACAGAAAGATGGGACTGGGTGCGAAGTTGATGGATGCAGTTTTAACTCATCCTGAACTGCAAGCTGTCGAGCATTTTTATCTTAATTGTTTGCCGAACATGATGCCGTTTTACGAGCGTTGGGGTTTCTCGGATGATATGGGCGAACTCAAGTTTTTGCGGCGAACAACAGGCTGA
- a CDS encoding Spx/MgsR family RNA polymerase-binding regulatory protein gives MSIQVYGIPNCGTCKKAFQWLKDSDVNYEFINTKEQPPTRETIQSWVAALGFQPMRNTSGQSYRALGDDKKNWTTEQWVEAFAKDAMLLKRPLFVKDGTAVLVGFKEDAIREKLGLENG, from the coding sequence ATGTCAATTCAAGTTTACGGAATCCCGAACTGCGGAACCTGCAAAAAAGCTTTCCAGTGGCTCAAAGATAGCGATGTTAATTACGAGTTCATTAACACAAAAGAACAGCCGCCGACTCGCGAAACAATTCAAAGCTGGGTAGCTGCTTTGGGTTTTCAACCCATGCGAAATACTTCCGGTCAATCTTACCGCGCTTTGGGCGATGACAAGAAAAATTGGACTACCGAACAGTGGGTGGAGGCTTTTGCTAAGGATGCGATGCTGCTGAAACGTCCTCTTTTCGTTAAAGATGGAACGGCTGTTTTAGTAGGTTTCAAAGAAGACGCAATTAGAGAAAAATTGGGGCTTGAAAATGGCTGA
- a CDS encoding DUF4332 domain-containing protein, translated as MKISHTDPQTSVQVRDWPIAHLPGLSKENQSQLEECSITTTGQLIRMTKTQAAKVLLANQLQINIQYINKWVAMANLARIPSVGCQYCGLLLHAGVASPAQLAQMPVERLHQQILRLHVATMQRNDLTPSVDRVQKWVQQARSVSSH; from the coding sequence ATGAAAATTTCTCATACAGATCCTCAAACTTCTGTGCAAGTACGCGACTGGCCGATCGCACACTTACCGGGATTGAGCAAGGAAAACCAATCTCAACTGGAAGAGTGCAGCATCACCACAACCGGACAACTAATTCGCATGACGAAAACGCAGGCGGCGAAAGTGTTGCTAGCCAATCAATTACAGATTAACATTCAATATATTAATAAATGGGTAGCGATGGCAAATTTGGCTCGAATTCCAAGTGTAGGGTGTCAGTATTGCGGGCTGTTACTTCACGCCGGCGTTGCTTCGCCGGCTCAATTGGCTCAAATGCCCGTGGAGAGATTGCACCAACAAATTTTAAGGCTGCACGTAGCGACAATGCAGCGCAATGACTTAACTCCTTCAGTCGATCGCGTGCAAAAATGGGTTCAACAAGCTAGATCGGTCAGTAGTCATTAG
- a CDS encoding aminopeptidase P family protein, with protein sequence MTITQGYDLLTNTLHQRRQKLARLINFPVILWSGRSIPRNYPALTYPFRASSHFLYFAGLPLENAAIRLESGKLELFLDDAPASSTLWHGEMPKRAEIAELIGADAAFPMAELKSRSTNATTIAVQDSWTQLEQSQILARPLAPPKSPTGIDLELTKAIISLRLSHDAASLAELRQAAAVTVEAHKAGMAATRNAQIEAGVRAAMESVIISKNMTYAYPSIVTVHGEVLHSEHYHNPLQTGDLLLADVGAETSTGWAADVTRTWPVSGKFSPTQRAIYDVVLAAHDACIDQISPGVEYQDIHLLAARIMAEGLVDLGILRGNVEDLVEMDAHALFFVHGIGHLIGLDVHDMEDLGDLAGYEEGRTRSSRFGLGFLRLNRVLRPGMLVSIEPGFYQVPAILNNPENRAKYKDFVNWEKLEKFADVRGIRIEDDILVIDEGRELLTGELPTKAPEIEELVAVNT encoded by the coding sequence ATGACAATTACACAAGGTTATGATTTGTTGACTAATACTCTACACCAACGGCGGCAAAAACTGGCCCGTTTAATTAATTTTCCGGTAATTTTATGGTCGGGGCGCAGCATTCCTCGCAATTATCCGGCACTTACTTATCCCTTTCGTGCCAGCAGCCACTTTCTATATTTTGCTGGTTTGCCCTTAGAAAATGCTGCCATTCGCTTAGAATCGGGCAAATTAGAATTGTTCTTAGATGACGCACCTGCTAGCAGCACGCTTTGGCACGGAGAAATGCCGAAAAGAGCAGAAATTGCCGAACTAATTGGGGCTGATGCTGCTTTCCCAATGGCCGAATTGAAATCGCGATCTACAAATGCAACCACGATCGCAGTTCAGGATTCTTGGACTCAGTTGGAACAGTCTCAAATTCTCGCTCGCCCTCTGGCACCGCCCAAATCCCCAACCGGAATCGACCTAGAATTAACCAAGGCAATTATATCTCTGCGCCTGAGCCACGATGCAGCCAGTTTGGCCGAATTGCGTCAAGCTGCGGCTGTCACTGTAGAAGCTCACAAAGCGGGAATGGCGGCCACTCGAAATGCTCAAATTGAAGCAGGGGTGCGCGCTGCAATGGAAAGTGTCATCATCTCCAAAAATATGACCTATGCCTATCCCAGTATCGTGACGGTGCATGGAGAAGTGCTGCACAGCGAACATTATCACAATCCCCTACAAACCGGAGATTTGTTGTTAGCAGATGTCGGTGCAGAAACATCAACCGGATGGGCGGCTGATGTGACTCGCACTTGGCCGGTTTCTGGCAAGTTTTCTCCGACTCAAAGAGCGATTTATGATGTGGTTTTGGCAGCGCACGATGCTTGTATCGATCAAATTAGTCCGGGGGTGGAATATCAAGATATTCATCTGTTAGCTGCTCGAATTATGGCGGAAGGATTGGTTGATTTAGGTATCTTGCGGGGCAATGTTGAAGATTTAGTAGAAATGGATGCTCACGCGCTATTTTTTGTCCACGGTATCGGACATTTAATCGGTTTGGATGTTCACGATATGGAAGATTTAGGAGATTTGGCTGGCTATGAAGAAGGAAGAACCAGAAGCAGTCGCTTTGGGTTGGGATTTTTGCGGTTGAATCGAGTTTTGCGTCCGGGAATGCTGGTATCGATCGAACCGGGATTTTATCAAGTTCCGGCAATCTTAAATAACCCAGAAAACCGCGCCAAATATAAAGATTTTGTAAACTGGGAAAAGTTGGAAAAATTTGCAGATGTGCGGGGGATACGCATAGAAGATGATATACTTGTCATCGATGAGGGTAGAGAACTATTGACAGGCGAATTGCCGACAAAAGCTCCAGAGATTGAGGAGTTAGTGGCGGTAAATACGTAA